Proteins from a single region of Flavobacterium sp. YJ01:
- a CDS encoding glycoside hydrolase family 32 protein codes for MKVTQLQSLALYTTALFFVASFEFSAVRAQTKSVASTTISEAEMYRPNFHFTPKKGWMNDPNGMFYADGYYHLYFQHYPEKNVWGPMHWGHAISKDMIVWKEQPIAIFPDKEKYIFSGSAVVDTQNTSGFGKDGKAPIVAIYTLHDMEKGKDGKLDTEQQDIAYSTDGGFTYKKFDEGNPVVKNPGIRDFRDPKVSWDEVHKQWIMVVAASDRDHFYGSKDLKNWKFLSDFGKDLGAHESVWECPDFFQIKVEGTNEKKWVLLQSLGQGAANGGSGTQYFVGDFDGTNFIVDANFEQRIKREKAVWIDYGKDNYAGVTWNNIPTSDGRRLFIGWMVSLDYGGSVPTNAWRSSMTTPREMQLIKKGNEYSLISNPVKELEKYVSKSIEKKSLKVKSKTALFESGKIDLRQAVISFDLKNLKQDNYTFTLSNAIGESLTFGLNNTENYLFVDRTKAGKIDFSDKFASIVHKAKLDKNQKEANFKIVLDKTSIEIFYNNGEKVMTEIFFLNQPFNSISASSGQGFEISNLVINQLNINQNQ; via the coding sequence ATGAAAGTAACTCAATTACAGTCGCTTGCTCTTTATACTACTGCATTGTTTTTTGTAGCAAGTTTCGAATTTTCTGCTGTAAGGGCGCAAACTAAATCAGTCGCCTCTACAACTATTTCAGAAGCAGAAATGTACCGTCCTAATTTTCATTTTACGCCCAAAAAAGGCTGGATGAATGACCCCAACGGAATGTTTTATGCCGATGGTTATTACCATTTGTACTTTCAGCATTATCCAGAAAAAAATGTTTGGGGGCCAATGCATTGGGGACACGCGATTAGCAAAGATATGATTGTTTGGAAAGAACAGCCAATTGCCATTTTTCCAGATAAAGAAAAATATATTTTTTCTGGAAGCGCCGTTGTCGACACGCAAAACACTTCTGGTTTTGGAAAAGATGGAAAAGCGCCAATTGTGGCCATTTACACTTTGCATGATATGGAAAAAGGCAAAGATGGAAAGCTTGATACAGAGCAGCAAGACATTGCGTATTCTACTGATGGCGGATTTACGTATAAAAAATTTGATGAAGGAAATCCAGTCGTAAAAAATCCTGGAATTCGAGATTTTCGCGATCCGAAAGTTTCTTGGGATGAAGTTCATAAGCAATGGATAATGGTTGTGGCAGCTTCAGATAGAGATCATTTTTATGGTTCTAAAGATTTAAAAAACTGGAAATTTTTATCGGATTTCGGCAAAGATTTAGGCGCGCACGAAAGCGTGTGGGAATGCCCAGATTTCTTTCAAATAAAAGTTGAAGGAACTAATGAAAAGAAATGGGTTTTATTGCAAAGTTTAGGGCAAGGAGCAGCAAACGGAGGTTCTGGAACGCAATATTTTGTTGGTGATTTTGATGGAACGAATTTTATTGTTGATGCCAATTTTGAACAAAGAATTAAAAGAGAAAAAGCCGTTTGGATTGATTACGGAAAAGATAATTATGCGGGTGTAACGTGGAATAATATTCCAACTTCAGACGGAAGACGATTGTTTATTGGCTGGATGGTAAGTTTAGATTATGGCGGAAGTGTGCCAACAAACGCATGGAGAAGCAGTATGACAACGCCGCGTGAAATGCAATTAATTAAAAAAGGAAATGAATATAGCCTGATTAGTAATCCAGTTAAAGAATTAGAAAAATATGTTTCTAAATCTATTGAGAAAAAAAGCCTGAAAGTAAAAAGTAAAACAGCTCTTTTTGAATCTGGAAAAATAGATTTAAGACAAGCAGTTATCAGTTTCGATTTAAAGAATTTAAAACAAGATAACTACACTTTTACACTTTCAAATGCAATTGGAGAGTCTCTAACTTTCGGATTGAATAATACAGAAAACTACTTATTTGTTGATCGAACAAAAGCTGGAAAAATTGACTTTTCAGACAAATTTGCTTCGATAGTTCATAAAGCAAAATTGGACAAAAATCAGAAAGAGGCAAATTTTAAAATTGTTCTCGATAAAACTTCAATAGAAATATTTTACAACAATGGCGAAAAAGTAATGACCGAAATCTTTTTCCTAAACCAGCCATTTAACTCTATTTCAGCTTCTTCAGGCCAAGGATTTGAAATTTCTAACCTCGTAATTAACCAATTAAATATAAACCAAAACCAGTAA